A region from the Salvelinus fontinalis isolate EN_2023a chromosome 23, ASM2944872v1, whole genome shotgun sequence genome encodes:
- the LOC129820931 gene encoding 5-hydroxytryptamine receptor 1F-like produces the protein MDLSNCTEGVFSLGVGGGGGEGDGGTITPPSKIILTLTLSLLALITMVINSLVITAIIVTRKLHHPANYLICSLAVTDLLVAILVMPFSILYIQRESWVMGEAVCNVWLSVDITCCTCSILHLAAIALDRYWAITDAVEYSRKRTGLRAGITVAVVWFLSILISLPPLLWRNHGGGPEEDQCLIIHHHIAFTLYSTLGAFYIPLLLILILYYKIYRAAQTLYLRRGASRASQHSSMVNGTTLPSCPTDGDHQSPDTLNPPEKSYSDPSTEGDRVRITVKSPQSESRRERECSLRRQRISGTRERRAASTLGLILGAFVVCWMPFFLKEVIVNTCGSCNTSIELADFLTWLGYLNSLINPLIYTIFNEDFKKAFQRLVRCRLRL, from the exons atGGACTTGTCTAACTGTACAGAGGGGGTCTTCTCCCtgggtgtggggggtgggggtggggagggggatgGGGGTACTATAACCCCACCAAGTAAAATCATCCTCACCCTCACCCTGTCCCTGCTCGCTCTCATTACAATGGTTATCAATTCCCTGGTGATCACAGCCATCATCGTAACCAGAAAGTTACATCACCCGGCCAACTACCTGATCTGCTCTCTGGCGGTGACGGACCTGCTGGTGGCCATCTTGGTCATGCCCTTCAGCATCCTCTACATACAGAG GGAAAGCTGGGTGATGGGCGAGGCTGTGTGTAATGTTTGGCTGAGTGTTGACATCACCTGCTGCACTTGTTCCATCCTCCACCTGGCAGCCATCGCTCTGGACCGCTACTGGGCCATCACTGACGCAGTGGAGTACTCACGCAAACGCACCGGCCTCCGAGCTGGCATCACTGTCGCCGTCGTCTGGTTCCTGTCCATCCTCATATCCCTTCCCCCTCTGCTGTGGAGGAACCATGGTGGGGGGCCAGAGGAGGACCAGTGTCTGATAATACACCACCACATTGCCTTTACCCTCTACTCCACCCTGGGAGCCTTCTATATTCCcctgctcctcatcctcatcctctacTATAAGATCTACAGAGCAGCTCAGACTCTGTACCTCCGCAGGGGGGCCAGCAGAGCCAGCCAACACTCCTCCATGGTCAACGGAACCACCCTCCCCTCCTGCCCCACTGACGGAGATCACCAGAGCCCAGACACCCTGAACCCCCCGGAAAAGTCCTACTCAGACCCCTCCACGGAGGGCGACCGCGTGCGCATCACCGTAAAAAGTCCCCAGAGCGAGTCGAGGCGGGAGCGTGAGTGTTCGTTGAGACGGCAGCGTATCTCAGGGACCAGGGAGCGACGTGCTGCATCTACGTTAGGACTGATACTGGGGGCCTTCGTGGTCTGCTGGATGCCTTTCTTCCTGAAGGAGGTGATCGTCAACACGTGTGGCTCCTGCAACACCTCCATAGAGCTGGCTGACTTCCTCACCTGGCTGGGGTACCTCAACTCCCTTATCAACCCTCTCATCTACACTATCTTCAACGAAGACTTTAAGAAGGCCTTCCAGAGACTGGTCAGGTGTAGGCTTCGCCTCTGA